TGTATCAAAGTGACGTCTGACGAGCAGCGCGGCGACGTCGTGTCTCagctgctccttcttcttcttcttggtggTGAAGGTGGATCGAGGCCTTAGTTTCCATAAAATGAATTTATCTTTGATGATGTTTGATGATGTTGAGGTTTGAACTTCATGAAGTGACAGAATAAATTCTCAGGACAGAACAGAAGCTCATTGTTCGGGCTGTTTGTGTCACATGATCACACGACGAGCCGTCAATCAGCTGTTCAGATAAATGAGTTCAACCATGAGCAGAGCTAACTGCTCCTCAGCCATGGAGGAGCTCCTTCAACGGGAGCCTGAAGACCTGAACCAGCAGCTAGAGGACATGCAGAGCGTCTCTGAGGAGCCTTCAGCTCCGTCATGAGATCCTGGAGCTGCAGCAAAGCGGCAGATGGAACAGGACTCGAGGAACCAGGAGGAACCTGAACCCTGAAGGACTTTGAGACATGGAGGCCATTTGTAGAGAGTGTGACCGACGGCTCCAGAAAGAAGAAACTGGAGACAGAGAACCAGGAAGTGGAGGACACTGAGACTGTGGAGGATGTCAAACAGAGGACTGAAGGATACAGGAGGACGAGGACTTCGTGCTGCAACAGGACGAGTTTTTCTCAGAGGAGAAGAGCTGCATGGACGTCACTCGAGGGAGTTTTATGTGTGGAGCTGCAGCGAACatccacagcagagacagaccaCTAAGTCTTAATACGGAGACGTGTCCTAAATCCTGCGTCTTCATTTTGTAAGGACGAGACAAATATAACTTAATAAACGAGACTCGAAGTCGGTTTAaagatgtttattttcagattaGCGGAAAACGTTTCTGCAGTCTGAGCTTTAATCTGAATGGACAAAAAGGGACAAATGTCCATCACATGCTGGCAGATATTCTCTGTCCTCTGATCATCAGCCACAACATCAAAAAGTAAATAATACAAATCAAAAaggtttttttcagtttaaacaaccaaatattttgtcactttacaaactgatgaaatgagaaatcacttttcaaaataaaagcattcatTTCTGTCAGTCTAATTGTGAACAATGAACTCGTTCGTTCAGGGTTCGTAAATCAAACGAACCTTCCAGGAAAACAGCGTGATGTCACCGCACagaccagccaatcagctgtctaTTTCCCAGCGACCACAGACAGCTGGTCTCTGATGCGTCCCAGTCCGTCCAGCATGGTGTCCAAAGACTCCCTGCTCAGCTCCACCGTCACCATGGAAACCGACTCACCGCCTGCTGACGGATCGTCCATCTGGGAATCAAACAAGACACGTCATCAGAGACGTGGACGGATTACACGAAGACAGTCCAACAGATCAATAATCACCTTCAGCTGAAGCAGGCAGGTCGGGACAGACATACGACTGACGGAGTCCGAGGCCGTGACCACGTCCACCCTCCAGTCCAAGTCCTTCAGCTGGGggagggagactgcacacacacacacacacacacacagagtttagagctaacacacacacacacacacacacacacacacacacacacacacacacactgcagagccaCATGAAGAAGATCACATCTGATTGGACTCACTCTGACTGCTGACAGCTTCTGTCCTCCATGTTGGACTGAAAGACATCAGAGGGACACGTGTGACGTCATTACAGCCTGTAGTTACATCACGTTCAGCATCAGTCAGCGTGTCTTTAACGTTAATGCTGAGGACAATGAGACGCGGACTTCCTGCTGGACACAGGGACAGTGGCATGGGGACGCCTCGTGTTTCTGGGGACGCCTCGTGTTTCGGGGGACGCCTCGTGCTCGGGGGTCTCACCTGTTCTCCAGCAGGATCTTGGTGATCAGGTTCTTCAGACTGGAGTGGAAGGAGTCTGGGAAGAGATGGAGGATCTGCTCCGGGGAGCTGAGGTTGTAGAAGAGGAC
This sequence is a window from Chaetodon trifascialis isolate fChaTrf1 chromosome 10, fChaTrf1.hap1, whole genome shotgun sequence. Protein-coding genes within it:
- the commd9 gene encoding COMM domain-containing protein 9; this encodes MAATVSPEHFTNLQLLLKAPSKDAVRDVCVQSHGAPSRRLAEATAATFGIPAAQAAQLIQSLHVLSHHVLFYNLSSPEQILHLFPDSFHSSLKNLITKILLENSPTWRTEAVSSQISLPQLKDLDWRVDVVTASDSVSRMSVPTCLLQLKMDDPSAGGESVSMVTVELSRESLDTMLDGLGRIRDQLSVVAGK